A window from Zingiber officinale cultivar Zhangliang chromosome 7A, Zo_v1.1, whole genome shotgun sequence encodes these proteins:
- the LOC122001740 gene encoding cytochrome b561 and DOMON domain-containing protein At5g47530-like, which translates to MTPAFLPSYSVSSLFISISSISNHRKLSQLTRSPTMKLTVLPLLCFLCSLVQISTAQSCDGVSFSDGVSYDTCNDLPYLGATLHWTYHPSNGTVDVAYRAPQSDRGWVAWAINPTGRDMVGANAFLAFHSAAGVVTVYTTQFSGTEFPPSSVADQNLTFAVHSRWAEYSADGGYYTIYASLDLPGNRTTQNTVWQASTSFTNGVPFRHDLSGDNVMTMSSVDFLSGQASSSGGVPRLRRKNTHGVVNAISWGILLPVGAIIARYVKVFKSADPAWFYLHVSCQCSAYIVGLSGWILGLQLGSDSKGITYHKHRNLGIAIFTLATVQVFALFARPNKDHKHRLYWNIYHHAVGYGVILMSIINIFEGFDVLDPAKKWKRAYIAIVATLAAVALVLEVLTWPIVIRRRNSDKATGHAVHVANGYA; encoded by the exons ATGACCCctgccttccttccttcctacTCCGTCTCCTCCCTGTTTATATCTATCTCCTCGATCTCAAACCACCGGAAATTAAGCCAATTAACACGATCTCCGACCATGAAGCTCACCGTCCTCCCCCTCCTTTGCTTCCTCTGCTCGCTGGTGCAGATCTCCACCGCCCAGAGCTGCGACGGTGTGAGCTTCTCCGACGGCGTGTCCTATGACACCTGCAACGATCTCCCCTACCTCGGCGCCACCCTCCACTGGACCTACCACCCCTCCAACGGCACCGTCGACGTCGCGTATCGCGCGCCGCAGTCCGACCGTGGCTGGGTCGCCTGGGCCATCAACCCCACCGGGCGAGACATGGTCGGCGCCAACGCCTTCCTCGCCTTCCACTCCGCCGCCGGAGTCGTCACCGTTTACACCACCCAGTTCTCCGGCACCGAATTCCCCCCGTCAAGCGTCGCCGACCAGAACCTCACCTTCGCCGTGCACAGCCGCTGGGCCGAGTACTCCGCCGATGGCGGGTACTACACCATCTACGCCTCGCTGGATCTCCCCGGCAACCGTACGACGCAGAACACTGTGTGGCAGGCTTCCACCTCCTTCACCAACGGCGTGCCGTTCCGCCATGATTTAAGCGGCGACAACGTCATGACGATGTCGTCGGTGGATTTCCTCTCCGGCCAAGCATCTTCATCCGGAGGCGTACCGAGGCTTCGCCGGAAGAAC ACGCACGGCGTGGTGAACGCGATCAGCTGGGGAATTCTGCTGCCCGTCGGAGCCATCATAGCGAGGTACGTGAAGGTGTTCAAGTCCGCCGACCCCGCCTGGTTCTACCTTCACGTCTCCTGCCAGTGCTCCGCCTACATCGTCGGCCTCTCCGGCTGGATCCTCGGCCTCCAGCTCGGCAGCGACTCCAAGGGAATCACCTACCACAAGCACAGGAACCTCGGCATCGCCATCTTCACCCTTGCCACCGTGCAGGTGTTTGCCCTGTTTGCGAGGCCCAACAAGGATCACAAGCACAGACTCTACTGGAACATCTACCACCACGCCGTCGGGTACGGCGTCATCCTCATGAGCATCATCAACATCTTCGAGGGCTTCGACGTCCTGGACCCCGCCAAGAAATGGAAGCGCGCTTACATTGCGATCGTCGCCACTCTCGCCGCCGTCGCGCTGGTGCTGGAAGTCCTCACCTGGCCCATAGTGATACGGAGGAGGAACTCCGACAAGGCGACTGGCCACGCCGTCCACGTCGCGAATGGATACGCTTGA